In Zingiber officinale cultivar Zhangliang chromosome 1A, Zo_v1.1, whole genome shotgun sequence, a genomic segment contains:
- the LOC122000972 gene encoding uncharacterized protein LOC122000972 yields MTNWRKAMEVFNTHVGGVASVHNDARTQLETFQNQRQSVSHLLQAQGRGMEKAIDELFAKHKLSLSRLRGQGYNGASNMRGEYNGLKALILKENSSARYAHCFAHQLQLVVVAVAKSNRIVSDFFQYVTMIVNITGTSCKRKDKFRQLEHDRLVECLETGDIVSGKEKNQEISLKRPGDTRWGSHYVTIIRLMSTWTSVLQVLENVYDDGTNDDNSGIATSLIDKMDSYEFVFVMHLMKSLLGITNELSLALQQKDQNIVLAVSLIKIMKD; encoded by the exons ATGACTAATTGGAGAAAAGCAATGGAAGTATTTAATACGCATGTTGGTGGTGTAGCTAGTGTTCACAATGATGCAAGAACACAACTTGAgacttttcaaaatcaacgaCAAAGTGTGTCACATTTACTACAAGCACAAGGGCGTGGAATGGAG AAGGCTATTGATGAATTGTTTGCAAAACATAAGTTGTCATTATCAAGATTGAGAGGTCAAGGATACAATGGAGCTTCAAATATGCGAGGTGAGTATAATGGATTGAAGGCTCTTATATTGAAGGAAAATTCATCTGCAAGGTATGcccattgttttgctcatcaactTCAACTAGTTGTTGTTGCAGTTGCTAAAAGCAATCGAATTGTGAGTGATTTCTTCCAATATGTTACTATGATTGTGAATATCACTGGTACTTCATGcaaaagaaaagataagtttAGACAACTTGAACATGATAGACTTGTAGAATGTTTGGAGACAGGAGATATTGTTAGTGGCAAAGAAAAAAATCAGGAAATTAGTTTAAAACGACCAGGGGATACTCGTTGGGGTTCACATTACGTGACTATTATCCGTTTGATGTCTACGTGGACTTCTGTTTTACAAGTGCTTGAAAATGTGTATGATGATGGTACTAATGATGATAATAGTGGTATCGCCACCAGTTTGATTGATAAGATGGACAGTTATGAATTTGTGTTTGTGATGCATTTGATGAAATCTTTATTGGGAATTACAAATGAATTGTCACTTGCCTTACAACAAAAGGATCAAAACATTGTATTGGCTGTCAGTTTGATCAAGATAATGAAAGATTGA